The Streptomyces pactum genome contains a region encoding:
- a CDS encoding DUF6049 family protein: MAEAADFQGTSPSPARRWLRRTTALLAGAPLLAGLVQLPAAGSAHAGEQTSAKADADSGSVAVAVDSLTPSAPTDGDTVTVSGTVTNHGKQTVTDAHVGLRLGPEINTRSSLDAIAKDGNDLRGSVAPEIDDKYTEKFSKLSPGVAEHFNISVPVDDLELGDDGVYEFAVSLSGETSAQPWEQILGIQRTFLPWQPDEADPKTRTTALWPLISTTHMAAETGPNEEQTPVFLNDDLAKEISPGGRLNQMVTLGKDLDVTWVVDPDLLASVDAMTGSYRVRDGDKTVAGTHQAVAKQWLAELQDAVADEEVVALPFADPDLASLAHNGTDVTGSLNQLKSATDVIDNTVEPILHVKPSTDFAWPVSGAVDRSIVKVATSAGADKVIARSDSLQENNGLPYTPSAARPIGGGTTAVVADARLSTAFEGDLTRASASTLAVQRFLAQSLALGLQTGKQRSVVIAPQRMPSGSQARAMAEALRALQGGTWSESQKLASAATAKPDPDATTKVPGTSSYPSALRKKELPRTAFLQIARTQDALDNFKVVLSDPSRVATPFGRALNREMSASWRGRAAEAESFRTRVKSYLDGLTGRVKLIDKSETKLSGRSATIPVTVQNNLVQDVGPLVLRLTSTNPTRLEIDGSDYEEQPISVSGGHSQSVKFTTSANANGRATVIAQLYTTDGRKYGEPVTFDVKVTEITATVMLVIGGGVLLLVLAGFRMYTQRKRAAARDAEKGETGETEGAENSREPDEGPENPEGRGERLKEKSEARPRAGDPEQPSDPTPDTAADSADPSGTGERVDR; this comes from the coding sequence GTGGCCGAGGCGGCAGACTTCCAGGGGACCAGTCCCTCACCTGCCCGCCGGTGGCTACGGCGCACCACGGCGCTGCTCGCCGGGGCGCCGCTGCTGGCCGGTCTGGTCCAGTTGCCGGCCGCCGGATCGGCACACGCCGGCGAGCAGACCTCCGCGAAGGCGGACGCCGACTCGGGCTCGGTGGCCGTCGCTGTCGACTCCCTCACTCCCTCCGCACCCACGGACGGCGACACGGTGACCGTGTCGGGCACCGTGACCAACCACGGCAAGCAGACCGTCACCGACGCCCACGTGGGACTGCGCCTGGGCCCCGAGATCAACACCCGCTCGTCCCTCGACGCGATCGCCAAGGACGGCAACGACCTCCGGGGTTCCGTCGCACCGGAGATCGACGACAAGTACACCGAGAAGTTCTCCAAGCTCAGCCCCGGGGTCGCCGAGCACTTCAACATCTCTGTACCGGTCGACGACCTGGAGCTGGGCGATGACGGCGTCTACGAATTCGCCGTCTCGCTCTCCGGGGAGACTTCCGCGCAGCCGTGGGAGCAGATCCTCGGCATCCAGCGGACCTTCCTGCCCTGGCAGCCCGACGAGGCCGACCCCAAGACCAGGACGACGGCCCTGTGGCCGCTCATCTCGACCACGCACATGGCCGCCGAGACGGGGCCGAACGAGGAACAGACGCCGGTCTTCCTCAACGACGACCTGGCGAAGGAAATCTCCCCCGGGGGCCGGCTGAACCAGATGGTGACGCTGGGCAAGGACCTCGACGTCACCTGGGTGGTCGACCCGGACCTGCTGGCCTCCGTGGACGCGATGACCGGCAGCTACCGCGTCCGGGACGGCGACAAGACGGTCGCCGGTACCCACCAGGCGGTGGCGAAGCAGTGGCTCGCCGAGCTCCAGGACGCGGTGGCCGACGAGGAGGTCGTCGCCCTGCCCTTCGCCGACCCGGATCTGGCATCCCTGGCCCACAACGGCACGGACGTCACCGGCTCGCTGAACCAGCTCAAGAGCGCCACGGACGTCATCGACAACACGGTCGAGCCGATCCTCCACGTGAAGCCGAGCACCGACTTCGCCTGGCCCGTGAGCGGTGCCGTCGACCGGTCGATCGTCAAGGTCGCCACCTCGGCGGGCGCCGACAAGGTGATCGCCCGCAGCGACAGTCTCCAGGAGAACAACGGCCTGCCCTACACGCCCTCCGCGGCCCGCCCCATCGGCGGCGGCACGACGGCCGTCGTCGCGGACGCACGGCTGTCCACGGCGTTCGAGGGTGACCTGACGAGAGCCTCCGCGTCCACGCTCGCGGTGCAGCGGTTCCTCGCCCAGAGCCTGGCCCTGGGCCTCCAGACCGGCAAGCAGCGCAGCGTCGTCATCGCCCCGCAGCGCATGCCGTCCGGCAGCCAGGCACGCGCGATGGCCGAGGCGTTGCGGGCGCTGCAGGGCGGCACCTGGTCCGAGTCCCAGAAGCTGGCGTCGGCCGCCACGGCGAAGCCGGACCCGGACGCCACCACGAAGGTGCCCGGAACCTCCTCCTACCCCTCGGCGCTGCGCAAGAAGGAACTGCCCCGCACGGCGTTCCTACAGATCGCGCGGACCCAGGACGCGCTCGACAACTTCAAGGTCGTCCTGTCGGACCCGTCCCGGGTGGCGACCCCCTTCGGGCGCGCCCTGAACCGCGAGATGTCCGCGTCGTGGCGGGGCCGGGCCGCCGAGGCGGAGTCCTTCCGCACCCGCGTGAAGTCGTACCTCGACGGGCTGACCGGACGGGTCAAACTGATCGACAAGTCGGAGACGAAGCTCTCCGGGCGCAGCGCCACCATCCCCGTCACGGTGCAGAACAACCTGGTGCAGGACGTCGGCCCCCTGGTCCTGCGACTCACCTCGACGAACCCGACACGCCTCGAGATCGACGGCTCCGACTACGAGGAGCAGCCGATCTCGGTCTCCGGCGGCCACAGCCAGTCGGTGAAGTTCACCACGTCGGCCAACGCCAACGGCCGCGCGACGGTGATCGCCCAGCTATACACGACGGACGGGCGCAAGTACGGCGAGCCCGTCACCTTCGACGTGAAGGTCACCGAGATCACGGCCACCGTGATGCTCGTCATCGGCGGCGGTGTCCTGCTGCTCGTCCTCGCCGGGTTCCGGATGTACACGCAGCGCAAGCGGGCCGCCGCCCGCGACGCGGAGAAGGGCGAAACCGGTGAGACGGAGGGCGCCGAGAACTCCCGGGAGCCCGACGAAGGACCGGAGAACCCGGAAGGCCGCGGCGAACGTCTCAAGGAGAAGTCCGAGGCACGCCCCCGGGCAGGCGACCCGGAGCAGCCGAGTGACCCGACACCGGACACCGCAGCGGATAGCGCCGACCCGTCCGGCACGGGTGAGAGAGTGGACCGTTGA
- a CDS encoding MFS transporter, whose product MAVVRDLRVLLRLKGFRRLLAVRLLSQGADGVYQVALATYVVFSPEKQTSPAAIASAMAVLLLPYSLVGPFAGVLLDRWRRRQVFLYGNLLRAGLASVTAVLMIASVPDWLFYVSALCVTAVNRFVLAGLSAALPRVVDEERLVIANSLSPTAGTLAATAGGGLAFVVRLLIADSDAAVVLLGAALYLCGALASLRIAVELLGPDPALVPPRLASALVGAARDLVAGVRHLAAPARREAAWSLAGMTLMRFCYGALLVMLLMLCRYALTSDTDEGLTLLGLALGVSGAGFFAAAVITPWAAGRLGPGRWMAVCAGAATVLVPALGLPFATVPLLAAAFVLGLTTQGAKIATDTVVQSSVDDAFRGRIFSVYDVLFNVAFVGAAGVAALMLPPDGRSVPLVVTVALIYGVVAAAMARFESQ is encoded by the coding sequence ATGGCCGTCGTCCGTGACCTGCGCGTCCTGCTGCGCCTCAAGGGCTTCCGGCGCCTGCTCGCCGTACGCCTGCTCTCCCAGGGCGCCGACGGCGTCTACCAGGTCGCGCTCGCCACTTACGTCGTCTTCTCACCGGAGAAGCAGACCTCGCCGGCCGCGATCGCGTCCGCGATGGCGGTCCTGCTCCTGCCGTACTCCCTGGTCGGCCCCTTCGCCGGCGTCCTGCTCGACCGCTGGCGCCGCCGCCAGGTCTTCCTGTACGGGAACCTGCTGCGCGCCGGACTGGCGTCGGTGACGGCCGTGCTGATGATCGCCTCGGTCCCGGACTGGCTCTTCTACGTATCGGCCCTCTGTGTCACCGCCGTCAACCGCTTCGTTCTCGCGGGCCTGTCCGCCGCGCTGCCGCGCGTGGTGGACGAGGAGCGTCTGGTGATCGCCAACTCGCTCTCCCCGACGGCCGGCACCCTGGCGGCGACGGCGGGCGGCGGCCTCGCCTTCGTCGTACGCCTTCTTATCGCGGACTCCGATGCCGCCGTGGTGCTGCTCGGAGCCGCCCTGTACCTGTGCGGGGCGCTGGCCTCGCTGCGCATCGCCGTGGAACTGCTGGGTCCCGATCCCGCGCTCGTGCCGCCGCGGCTGGCCTCGGCGCTCGTCGGCGCCGCCCGCGACCTGGTGGCGGGGGTACGGCATCTCGCCGCACCGGCACGCCGGGAAGCGGCCTGGTCGCTCGCGGGTATGACGCTGATGCGGTTCTGCTACGGCGCCCTGCTGGTGATGCTGCTGATGCTGTGCCGGTACGCCCTGACCTCGGACACCGACGAGGGGCTCACCCTGCTGGGGCTGGCGTTGGGCGTCTCCGGCGCGGGCTTCTTCGCGGCCGCGGTGATCACCCCCTGGGCGGCGGGACGGCTCGGGCCCGGCCGCTGGATGGCGGTGTGCGCGGGGGCCGCCACGGTGCTGGTCCCGGCGCTCGGTCTGCCGTTCGCCACCGTGCCGCTGCTCGCCGCGGCGTTCGTCCTGGGCCTGACTACGCAGGGTGCGAAGATCGCGACCGACACGGTCGTGCAGTCCTCGGTCGACGACGCCTTTCGTGGCCGCATCTTCTCCGTGTACGACGTGTTGTTCAACGTCGCCTTCGTCGGTGCCGCCGGGGTGGCCGCGCTGATGCTGCCGCCAGACGGACGGTCGGTGCCGCTGGTCGTGACAGTCGCTTTGATCTACGGAGTGGTTGCGGCGGCTATGGCACGGTTTGAGAGCCAGTAA
- a CDS encoding LppU/SCO3897 family protein, protein MTTQPPPQGNPFAQGQPQAPQQPQGQNPFAQSQPGFPQQPGQPGFPQQGAPYAPVPPQPPRRNKFKLIKNIVIAVVVVGVAVGGYIASRDDATTAAVGDCMHRGSSSDSDPDLEVVDCGDAKAQYVVLAKVEGSYSALTAESKCSESAKDFQYSYTESGSGSDFLLCLKDYKK, encoded by the coding sequence GTGACCACTCAGCCGCCGCCCCAGGGCAACCCGTTCGCGCAGGGCCAGCCGCAGGCTCCTCAGCAGCCCCAGGGGCAGAACCCCTTCGCGCAGAGCCAGCCTGGTTTCCCGCAGCAGCCTGGTCAGCCGGGTTTCCCGCAGCAGGGCGCGCCGTACGCCCCGGTGCCGCCGCAGCCGCCCCGTCGCAACAAGTTCAAGCTGATCAAGAACATCGTCATCGCCGTGGTCGTCGTCGGTGTGGCCGTCGGCGGTTACATCGCCAGCCGGGACGACGCCACCACGGCTGCGGTCGGTGACTGCATGCACCGTGGCAGCAGCAGCGACAGCGACCCGGACCTCGAGGTCGTCGACTGCGGTGACGCGAAGGCCCAGTACGTGGTGCTGGCCAAGGTCGAGGGCTCCTACTCCGCCCTCACCGCCGAGAGCAAGTGCTCGGAGAGTGCCAAGGACTTCCAGTACTCCTACACCGAGAGCGGTAGCGGCAGCGACTTCCTGCTCTGCCTGAAGGACTACAAGAAGTAG
- a CDS encoding inositol-3-phosphate synthase codes for MGSVRVAIVGVGNCAASLVQGVEYYKDADPAAKVPGLMHVQFGDYHVRDIEFVAAFDVDAKKVGLDLADAIGASENNTIKICDVPNSGVQVQRGHTLDGLGKYYRETIEESAEEPADIVQVLKDKQVDVLVCYLPVGSEDAAKYYAQCAIDAKVAFVNALPVFIAGTKEWADKFTEAGVPIVGDDIKSQVGATITHRVMAKLFEDRGVVLDRTMQLNVGGNMDFKNMLERDRLESKKISKTQAVTSQIPDRDMGEKNVHIGPSDYVAWLDDRKWAYVRLEGRAFGDVPLNLEYKLEVWDSPNSAGVIIDALRAAKIAKDRGIGGPILSASSYFMKSPPVQYFDDEARTNVEKFIAGEVER; via the coding sequence ATGGGTTCGGTTCGCGTAGCCATCGTCGGTGTGGGCAACTGCGCCGCATCGCTGGTGCAGGGCGTCGAGTACTACAAGGACGCCGACCCGGCGGCCAAGGTCCCGGGCCTGATGCACGTCCAGTTCGGCGACTACCACGTCCGTGACATCGAGTTCGTCGCCGCCTTCGACGTGGACGCCAAGAAGGTCGGCCTGGACCTCGCGGACGCCATCGGCGCCTCCGAGAACAACACCATCAAGATCTGCGACGTGCCGAACAGCGGCGTCCAGGTCCAGCGCGGCCACACGCTCGACGGTCTCGGCAAGTACTACCGCGAGACCATCGAGGAGTCCGCCGAGGAGCCGGCCGACATCGTCCAGGTCCTCAAGGACAAGCAGGTCGACGTCCTCGTCTGCTACCTGCCCGTCGGCTCCGAGGACGCGGCGAAGTACTACGCCCAGTGCGCCATCGACGCCAAGGTCGCCTTCGTCAACGCCCTCCCGGTCTTCATCGCCGGCACCAAGGAGTGGGCGGACAAGTTCACCGAGGCGGGCGTCCCGATCGTCGGTGACGACATCAAGTCGCAGGTCGGCGCCACCATCACGCACCGTGTCATGGCGAAGCTGTTCGAGGACCGGGGCGTCGTCCTGGACCGCACGATGCAGCTCAACGTCGGCGGCAACATGGACTTCAAGAACATGCTCGAGCGTGACCGCCTCGAGTCGAAGAAGATCTCCAAGACCCAGGCCGTCACCTCCCAGATCCCCGACCGGGACATGGGTGAGAAGAACGTCCACATCGGCCCGTCCGACTACGTGGCCTGGCTGGACGACCGCAAGTGGGCATACGTCCGCCTGGAGGGCCGCGCGTTCGGTGACGTCCCGCTGAACCTGGAGTACAAGCTCGAGGTCTGGGACTCCCCGAACTCGGCCGGTGTCATCATCGACGCCCTCCGCGCTGCGAAGATCGCCAAGGACCGCGGCATCGGCGGCCCGATCCTGTCGGCGTCGAGCTACTTCATGAAGTCCCCGCCGGTCCAGTACTTCGACGACGAGGCCCGTACCAACGTCGAGAAGTTCATCGCCGGCGAGGTCGAGCGCTGA
- a CDS encoding protein kinase family protein translates to MAERSTAVDVADNSGDEPLTAEADQSTADGVANNRERDTDSDEAQGNPTSEDSGKASPPELHSGHKLARRYRLEECVTRLDGFSSWRAVDEKLRRAVGVHILPANHARARSVLAAARSSALLGDPRFVQVLDAVEDNDIVYVVHEWLPDATELTALLASGPLEVYDAYQMVSQVAGAMAAAHREGLAHLRLSPTAVLRTSTGQWRIRGLAVNAALRGISSDTPQRTDTEAIGALLYATLTQRWPYESDAHGLAGLPKDIGLIPPDQVRAGVHRGLSELAMRALANDGATASRHESPCTTPEELVKAIGEMPRIRPPEPAYTAPPQYQRTAYQQGAYGRPAPHPGATQPVPTPPPPLQSRTGRALKWSVSALLIAALGLGSWQLADAIMERGGKADDQNQTQTVDGDDDKSPKVPAAGKPVPIVDARDFDPFGDQSEKPSEVKNVYDDSASTYWQTDYYFSSDFGRLKSGVGVIVDLGKVQQVGKVTVSFVGSTSVELHSPSTEATAEPTSFDAFRKVAEGSGTTVELEPGKALRSRYLLVWLTDLPMQTDGKWRGRLADIKVSS, encoded by the coding sequence GTGGCGGAACGGAGCACTGCCGTCGACGTGGCAGACAACAGCGGCGACGAGCCGTTGACCGCGGAGGCGGACCAGTCCACGGCCGACGGGGTGGCCAACAACCGGGAGCGGGACACGGACAGCGACGAGGCACAGGGGAACCCCACGAGCGAGGATTCCGGCAAGGCCTCGCCTCCCGAACTGCACAGCGGGCACAAGCTCGCCAGACGCTACCGCCTCGAGGAGTGCGTCACCCGTCTGGACGGCTTCAGCAGTTGGCGGGCCGTCGACGAGAAGCTCCGTCGCGCCGTCGGGGTCCACATCCTTCCGGCGAACCACGCACGCGCCCGCTCCGTGCTGGCCGCGGCACGTTCCTCCGCCCTGCTCGGCGACCCCCGCTTCGTCCAGGTCCTCGACGCGGTCGAGGACAACGACATCGTCTACGTCGTGCACGAGTGGCTCCCCGACGCCACCGAGCTGACCGCTCTTCTCGCCTCCGGCCCACTGGAGGTGTACGACGCCTACCAGATGGTGAGTCAGGTCGCGGGCGCCATGGCCGCCGCCCACCGCGAGGGCCTCGCCCACCTGCGCCTGAGCCCCACCGCGGTACTGCGCACGTCGACGGGTCAGTGGCGGATCCGCGGACTCGCCGTCAACGCCGCCCTGCGCGGCATCAGTTCCGACACACCTCAGCGCACCGACACCGAGGCCATCGGCGCCCTGCTGTACGCCACGCTCACCCAGCGCTGGCCGTACGAGAGCGACGCCCACGGTCTGGCCGGTCTGCCCAAGGACATCGGGCTGATCCCGCCGGACCAGGTGCGCGCGGGTGTCCACCGCGGCCTGTCCGAGCTCGCCATGCGGGCACTCGCCAACGACGGCGCCACCGCCTCCCGCCACGAGTCCCCGTGCACCACGCCGGAGGAACTGGTGAAGGCGATCGGCGAGATGCCCCGCATCCGCCCGCCGGAGCCCGCGTACACCGCCCCTCCCCAGTACCAGCGCACGGCGTACCAGCAGGGTGCCTACGGGCGTCCCGCGCCGCACCCAGGCGCCACCCAGCCGGTGCCGACCCCGCCGCCCCCGCTGCAGAGTCGTACCGGCAGGGCACTGAAGTGGAGCGTCTCCGCCCTGCTCATCGCCGCGCTCGGCCTGGGTAGCTGGCAGCTCGCGGACGCGATCATGGAGCGGGGCGGCAAGGCGGACGACCAGAACCAGACGCAGACGGTGGACGGCGACGACGACAAGAGCCCGAAGGTCCCGGCGGCGGGCAAACCCGTACCCATCGTCGATGCCCGGGACTTCGACCCGTTCGGCGACCAGTCCGAGAAGCCGTCCGAGGTAAAGAACGTCTACGACGACAGCGCGTCCACCTATTGGCAGACGGACTACTACTTCAGTTCCGACTTCGGCCGCCTCAAGTCAGGGGTCGGCGTCATCGTGGACCTCGGTAAAGTCCAGCAAGTCGGAAAGGTGACCGTCTCCTTCGTCGGGAGCACCTCCGTCGAACTGCACAGCCCGAGCACGGAAGCCACCGCGGAGCCCACGTCCTTCGACGCATTCCGCAAGGTTGCGGAGGGCTCGGGCACGACGGTGGAACTCGAGCCGGGCAAGGCCCTCCGAAGCCGGTATCTACTGGTGTGGCTCACCGACCTGCCGATGCAGACGGACGGCAAGTGGCGCGGCCGCCTGGCAGACATCAAGGTGTCAAGCTGA
- the murJ gene encoding murein biosynthesis integral membrane protein MurJ, whose product MNAPYDGDRGQTVDGSGHPEGPPPDPGQAPPQPPADMYLQDAYDQDPYRAQDLSAQDPVSEALYDRAAHPPPPPGTYPPQQPLYSQPSQSPYAPDPRVWAQTPAPEPEGPTQYLPYGDDPRTTQFVGVDDLVTQAGEQRHEPDAFAHLFRDQQQGGGHPSYDDHASVPAPAPAPAPGQYGGTPGPGQYGGNQGPDPYGNAPAYGQYGGPAPAPGPQQHAAPAPGQYAVAPTPEAAEAPLQEPEPAAAPAATPKKGGRAGGLLKSSAVMAAGTMVSRLTGFIRSAMIVSALGLALLGETFQIAYQLPTMIYILTVGGGLNSVFVPQLVRAMKDDKDGGEAYANRLLTLVMVALGVLTALGMLAAPLLVRALSNPVASDPAANETAITFTRYFLPSIFFMGVHVVMGQILNARGRFGAMMWTPVLNNIVIIVTLGMFIWVYGTAADSGMTVESIPPEGERLLGIGILLGLVVQALAMIPYLRETGFKLRLRFDWKGHGLGKAAMLAKWTILFVLANQAGALVVIQLATASVTDTDLAGTGYSAYANAQLIWGLPQAIITVSLMAALLPRISRSASEEDGGAVRDDISQGLRTTAVAIVPVSFGFVALGIPMCTLIFGSSGIGAATNMGYMLMAFGLGLIPYSVQYVVLRAFYAYEDTRTPFYNTVIVAVVNATASGLCYLLLPSRWAVVGMAASYGLAYVIGVGVAWRRLRKRLGGDLDGARVLRTYARLGIASVPAALLSGAACYAISRALGQDVLGSFAALLAGGLLLFGVFFVAARRMRIEEVNSLVGMVRGRLGR is encoded by the coding sequence ATGAACGCGCCGTACGACGGTGACCGCGGTCAGACCGTGGACGGCTCGGGTCACCCCGAGGGTCCGCCGCCCGACCCCGGCCAGGCACCGCCGCAGCCGCCCGCGGACATGTACCTCCAGGACGCCTACGACCAGGACCCCTACCGGGCGCAGGACCTCTCCGCCCAGGACCCGGTCTCCGAGGCGCTCTACGACCGCGCCGCGCACCCCCCGCCGCCGCCGGGCACCTACCCGCCGCAGCAGCCGCTGTACTCTCAGCCCTCCCAGTCGCCCTACGCCCCCGACCCGCGCGTCTGGGCCCAGACCCCGGCCCCCGAGCCGGAGGGCCCGACGCAGTACCTGCCGTACGGCGACGACCCGCGGACCACCCAGTTCGTCGGTGTGGACGACCTGGTCACCCAGGCCGGCGAGCAGCGCCACGAGCCGGACGCCTTCGCCCACCTCTTCCGGGACCAGCAGCAGGGCGGCGGCCACCCCTCCTACGACGACCACGCCTCCGTACCCGCTCCCGCCCCCGCCCCGGCACCGGGGCAGTACGGCGGGACACCGGGGCCGGGGCAGTACGGCGGGAACCAGGGCCCCGACCCGTACGGGAACGCTCCGGCCTACGGCCAGTACGGCGGCCCCGCCCCAGCGCCCGGGCCGCAGCAGCACGCGGCACCCGCGCCGGGCCAGTACGCGGTGGCGCCGACTCCGGAAGCGGCCGAGGCGCCCCTTCAGGAGCCCGAGCCCGCCGCCGCGCCGGCCGCCACGCCCAAGAAGGGCGGCCGAGCGGGTGGCCTGCTGAAGTCGAGCGCCGTGATGGCGGCGGGCACGATGGTGTCGCGGCTCACCGGGTTCATCCGGTCGGCGATGATCGTCTCGGCTCTGGGACTCGCGCTGCTGGGTGAGACCTTCCAGATCGCCTACCAGTTGCCGACGATGATCTACATCCTGACCGTGGGCGGCGGTCTCAACTCGGTCTTCGTCCCGCAACTCGTGCGCGCCATGAAGGACGACAAGGACGGCGGCGAGGCCTACGCCAACAGGCTTCTGACCCTGGTCATGGTCGCCCTCGGAGTCCTCACCGCGCTCGGCATGCTCGCGGCCCCGCTGCTGGTTCGCGCGCTGTCGAACCCCGTCGCCTCGGACCCCGCGGCCAACGAGACGGCCATCACCTTCACCCGGTACTTCCTGCCGTCCATCTTCTTCATGGGCGTCCACGTGGTGATGGGGCAGATCCTCAACGCCCGCGGCCGGTTCGGCGCGATGATGTGGACCCCGGTCCTCAACAACATCGTCATCATCGTCACGCTCGGCATGTTCATCTGGGTCTACGGAACCGCCGCCGACTCCGGTATGACCGTCGAGAGCATCCCGCCGGAGGGTGAGCGGCTCCTCGGCATCGGCATCCTCCTCGGCCTCGTCGTCCAAGCCCTGGCGATGATCCCCTACCTGCGCGAGACCGGGTTCAAGCTACGACTGCGGTTCGACTGGAAGGGCCACGGCCTCGGCAAGGCCGCGATGCTCGCCAAGTGGACGATCCTTTTCGTGCTCGCCAACCAGGCGGGCGCCCTCGTCGTCATCCAGTTGGCCACGGCCTCGGTCACGGACACCGACCTCGCCGGCACCGGCTACAGCGCCTACGCCAACGCCCAGCTCATCTGGGGCCTGCCGCAGGCCATCATCACCGTCTCCCTGATGGCCGCCCTGCTGCCCCGTATCTCCCGCTCGGCATCCGAGGAGGACGGCGGCGCGGTCCGCGACGACATCTCCCAGGGCCTGCGTACGACGGCCGTCGCCATCGTGCCGGTCTCCTTCGGCTTCGTCGCGCTCGGCATCCCGATGTGCACGCTGATCTTCGGTTCCTCGGGCATCGGCGCGGCCACCAACATGGGTTACATGCTGATGGCCTTCGGCCTCGGCCTCATCCCCTATTCGGTGCAGTACGTCGTCCTGCGCGCCTTCTACGCCTACGAGGACACCCGGACGCCCTTCTACAACACCGTCATCGTGGCCGTGGTCAACGCCACCGCCTCGGGGCTCTGTTACCTCCTGCTGCCCTCGCGCTGGGCCGTCGTCGGCATGGCCGCCTCCTATGGCCTGGCCTACGTGATCGGCGTGGGCGTCGCCTGGCGCAGGCTGCGCAAGCGGCTCGGCGGGGACCTGGACGGGGCCCGGGTGCTGCGGACGTACGCCCGGCTGGGCATCGCGTCCGTCCCGGCGGCCCTGCTCAGCGGCGCGGCCTGTTACGCGATCAGCCGCGCGCTCGGTCAGGACGTTCTGGGGTCGTTCGCCGCGCTGCTGGCGGGTGGACTGCTCCTCTTCGGTGTCTTCTTCGTCGCCGCCCGCCGGATGCGTATCGAGGAAGTCAACTCGTTGGTCGGCATGGTGCGCGGGCGCCTGGGACGCTGA
- a CDS encoding CCA tRNA nucleotidyltransferase, which translates to MPNANEVSPSALSQEQHRAVSEPLRVAPVAEDLARRFQEAGFSLALVGGSVRDALLGRLGNDLDFTTDALPQDVLKIMRPWADALWEVGIAFGTVGAQKDAHVGDADRSWQIEVTTYRSEAYDRTSRKPEVSYGDSIEQDLVRRDFTVNAMAVALPEKKFIDPHGGLDDLAARVLRTPGTPEESFSDDPLRMLRAARFAAQLDFEVAPEVVAAMKDMAGRIDIVSAERVRDELNKLILSPHPRKGLSLLVETGLAERVLPELPALRLERDEHHRHKDVYDHTLIVLEQAMALESEGPDLTLRLAALLHDIGKPRTRRFEKDGRVSFHHHEVVGAKMTKKRMAALKYSNDLVKDVSRLVELHLRFHGYGTGEWTDSAVRRYVRDAGPLLDRLHKLTRSDCTTRNKRKASALSRAYDGLEERIAQLQEQEELDAIRPDLDGNQIMEILGIRPGPAVGQAYQHLLELRLENGPMGYDAAVAALKEWWAEQEA; encoded by the coding sequence GTGCCGAACGCCAACGAAGTCAGCCCCAGTGCCCTCAGCCAGGAGCAGCATCGCGCGGTGAGTGAACCGCTGCGGGTCGCCCCTGTCGCCGAAGACCTAGCCCGCCGATTCCAGGAGGCCGGGTTCTCTCTTGCCCTGGTCGGTGGCTCGGTCCGGGACGCGTTGCTCGGCCGGCTCGGCAACGACCTGGACTTCACGACCGACGCCCTCCCGCAGGATGTCCTGAAGATCATGCGGCCCTGGGCGGACGCCCTGTGGGAGGTCGGGATCGCGTTCGGCACTGTCGGGGCGCAGAAGGACGCCCATGTCGGAGACGCTGATCGAAGCTGGCAGATCGAGGTGACCACCTACCGGTCGGAGGCGTACGACCGCACCTCGCGCAAGCCGGAGGTGTCGTACGGCGACTCCATCGAGCAGGACCTCGTCCGGCGCGACTTCACGGTGAACGCGATGGCCGTCGCACTTCCGGAGAAGAAGTTCATCGATCCGCACGGCGGACTCGACGATCTCGCCGCGCGTGTGCTGCGCACTCCGGGCACCCCCGAGGAGTCCTTCTCCGACGACCCGCTGCGGATGCTGCGGGCCGCGCGTTTCGCCGCGCAGCTCGACTTCGAGGTGGCTCCCGAGGTGGTCGCCGCCATGAAGGACATGGCCGGACGCATCGACATCGTCTCGGCCGAGCGGGTCCGGGACGAGCTCAACAAGCTCATCCTCTCCCCTCACCCGCGCAAGGGACTGTCCCTGCTGGTGGAGACCGGCCTCGCCGAGCGGGTGCTGCCCGAGCTGCCTGCCCTGCGGCTGGAGAGGGACGAGCACCACCGGCACAAGGACGTCTACGACCACACGCTCATCGTTCTGGAGCAGGCGATGGCCTTGGAGAGCGAGGGCCCTGACCTGACCCTCCGCCTGGCCGCTCTGTTGCACGACATCGGCAAGCCGCGCACGCGCCGTTTCGAGAAGGACGGCCGGGTCTCGTTCCACCACCACGAAGTGGTCGGGGCCAAGATGACGAAGAAGCGCATGGCCGCGCTCAAGTACTCCAACGACCTGGTGAAGGATGTCTCGCGCCTGGTCGAGCTGCACCTGCGTTTCCACGGCTACGGCACGGGCGAGTGGACGGACTCCGCGGTCCGCCGGTATGTCAGGGACGCCGGGCCTCTGCTCGACCGGCTCCACAAGCTGACCCGTTCGGACTGCACAACCCGTAACAAGCGAAAGGCCTCGGCGCTCTCGCGTGCGTACGACGGGCTGGAGGAGCGGATCGCTCAGCTCCAGGAGCAGGAGGAGCTGGACGCGATCCGCCCGGACCTGGACGGCAACCAGATCATGGAGATCCTCGGCATCCGCCCCGGGCCGGCCGTGGGCCAGGCTTACCAGCACCTGCTGGAGCTCCGGCTGGAGAACGGGCCGATGGGGTACGACGCTGCGGTGGCGGCGCTCAAGGAGTGGTGGGCCGAGCAGGAGGCTTGA